CACAGGTGTCATTCCCTGCGGGCCGGATTTTTGCAATCATTTCTCAAAGAAACCCTTGCAGCCGTCATTAAACCACGCGTCGAAAGAATCCTTCCGTACGCGCAGACTTTTGCCAATGCGCATCACCACAAACGGTTCACCCGTATCGGCGGCACGGCTTAACAACTCATAGGTATTGGTTCCGCCAAGTTTGAGCATATCCATAACCTCTTTCGCTGTGTATACCCGTTGTTCCATAGGGCAATTCTCCTTTCTTTATATTTTGTATTTATAATTTAGGTAGACTCAAAATTGAGTTTCAAGAAAACATCATCAAAAAGGAGAATTTTTATGAAACACCCATC
The genomic region above belongs to Elusimicrobiaceae bacterium and contains:
- a CDS encoding helix-turn-helix domain-containing protein; this encodes MEQRVYTAKEVMDMLKLGGTNTYELLSRAADTGEPFVVMRIGKSLRVRKDSFDAWFNDGCKGFFEK